TTTTCAAAATATGCAAACTTTGAAGACACTGTGTTGAGTCGTATTACGACCGACAACGTGAGTATATTCATCGATTTAAATGGATACTTTCAAACTATTCTGTTTGACATTTGAAATGATACTATAGTAATTGCAATGACAGAAAATGAGGAAGAAACGGACCAAATTATTTTTCTCCCTTCCCACAATAATAAGCTACAAATTTTGATCAGATGGattgaaagagaaatagagacaaaAGTACTGAAAGGGGATGCTCGATACTTCTAAAGATAAAGTAAGAAGCCTcataaaatgaaaaaaataataaacaataacagcCAATTATATTAAAATCACCTGAGGAGATGGACATTTCAAGTAATTTAAAGACAACGCCTGCTTTCAATGGACAAATTATGAACTCCACAAACGATACATCTGTGACAGATTCACCTAAACTGGAGGAGAACACGGAGAGTCTTGTCTTTCAAACTAGTTTGGCCGTAATTCTTTCCATTATTACACTGGCTACTACTTTATCAAATGCATTTGTCATTGCCACGATTTCTCAGTCAAAGAAATTGCAAACACCAGCAAACTTTCTCATAGCTTCATTAGCCGTGACTGATCTTTTGGTGTCAATTTTGGTGATGCCCATATGCGTTCTTTACACGGTGATCCACGTATGGACTTTGGGGCAGGTAATATGTGATATTTGGTTATCCTCTGATATAACATGTTGCACTGCATCTATCCTGCACCTGTGCGTAATTGCTTTGGATCGATACTGGGCGATAACTGACGCAGTCGAATATTCCAAGAAGCGCACCCCAGCGCGCGCGGCGGGGATGATCGCTACCGCCTGGGTCATCGCCATCTCCATTTCCTTACCGCCTCTGTTCTGGCGGCAGGTGAAAGCGGAGGAGTTAACGACTTGTAATGTGAACACGGATCATATTTTTTACACTATTTACTCCACGTTTGGGGCATTCTATATCCCCACATTGCTGCTTATTGTGCTCTATGGACGGATTTACGTTGAAGCCCGTAAGAGAATCTTGAAACAATCACCCAAAAAGGTCGGGAAAAGACTCACTTCAGCGCACTTGGTCACCAACTCGCCAGGATCTGTGGCGTCAACTACCTCTATGCAGTGTGGGAGGCACGATGTGCACTCAAGTGATACTGGATCTCTGGCGAGTGACAATCAAGTGAAAGTAACTGTGTCAGATGCGCTGTTGGAAAAGAAAAGAATATcagcagctagagagagaaaagccacAAAAACTTTGGGGATAATATTAGGTGCGTACATCATATGCTGGTTGCCGTTTTTTATTTATACACTGGTGGTAGCCACTTGCTCAACTTGTTTTTACCCAGAGCTGTTTGACTTCTTCAACTGGCTTGGTTATCTAAATTCTCTGATCAATCCCATCATATATACTATGTCCAACGATGACTTTAAGAAAGCTTTCCACAAACTCGTGCGCTTCAAATGTTGCAAAGTATGAAAAATGTCTTGACAATTATCTTCGCCTTCAATATTGTAAATTATTCTTATTTACATACCTATATGGTAAGTAATAATTTAAGTACAGAATCTAGGTTTTAACGCCTGGATATGATTTACAATGAGTTAGGATGAGTGTCAGAAATGAAATTCTTTTGGCAACCATTTATGGTCATTAAGTTGGTTGGATAAAACTAACTATACGCAAAATACAttttgaggtaaatttgtctAAAATTATTAGACAGGCTCGACAAATCTAATCGGCAATGGCTTTGGGAAACGGAAATGTGTTGTTCGTGTTCCGCATGGATTCCCATTTGGGGAACATGTTGGTGCAGCGCATTCCGCGCTATTCCCATGGCGACTGACCTATTAATGCGCCTCAGATGCGCTGCACAAGGCTGATATCTCTAAAGACTGTTCCCACCAACCAATCTGATATTAAACCATAAACCTAATTGTGCGCTGGGAATTCATGTACGGTataatgtattttatttgttacatttgttctatcttgttttgttttgcatACTTCTGtgtgtaaaaatattttttgttttctttgcaaAACTCAACATTGATGTATGTATATTTATTCTGTGGATAAATGATTAAAAAGATCTTAGGTTTCATCTGGCTGAATCAACAGCATTGGTTCACAGGTTGTGGTGTTTCATTTGTAGGCTAATATCGTTTTAATCCAAGAAATGCAAGAGTGCTGAAAATGATCATCTTCTCAATTGTAATGGTGTCATTTATTGTGTACTAGGTTTAAATAGGATTTAGATTCATATAACTTGAATGTCAAacacagacatagacagattTTATTATGGGTGATATTTACCCAGTTATTTTTGAGAGCAGATGAATAAGTTCAATTTTACTGAACAAACATGTAATGTTTAACTATGTGTGACTGTATGCCTGTGAGAGTGTTTGTACTGTATCCTCATACATAGgaagtgtgtttatctgtgtttgtgtctgtattgcTCAGCCAGTCATTTCACTGCCTTGAGTCACATTAtatgagagaaaaggagaaactgAAACAATGATAAATCTTTATGAGAGTATTTATGAAATCCATGTTGACATTGGTTTGTGAAATATATTTCTTGAATCTCTCCAAGTGTGGAAGTCCTCTTTTCACTCTGAGAAAAGCTGTTAAATAAAGGCATTCTGCTAAGACATGTTTGTTTCCAACTGCTCTATTTCAGAAATGTAATGAGGAAATGTAAAGAATTAAttacatttcaaatccattaaTTTACAGAAAACTGGATTAAATTTAACCTAACCTTATTAGGCAGAAGGTATTGGAGGAGCTACTCTGCTCCCTCTTGTGGACAACATGGTGAAAGGAAGCACTTAAGTGAACACTGGCTGATGTCAAACtctcaatccatccatccatgtccCTTTACTCTGTAAGCTGGAACAGCACATCACTGGTTGGTTCCCAGACAAAACGAGATCATCTGTGTATCTGAGATCCTCACTGAAGTGTGAACTCACCACTGTCACCTGGTCCGGCCTCACTCCCCTCCGCCTCAttactctcctcctcatctcgcTACACTCCCCTCCAACCTCCTGCAAGCCCCCCAAATCGtatccctccctcgcctccctaccctcccccttgcctctacccctccccctttccttcaACCTCACATCTCTGCCTTTCAAATCCCCTGACCCCCAGCCCTTAGCCCCCCAAatcaacctgtctgtctccatgaaTTCTACCCTCACTAGCCAGGCCTCACCTGTAGCATCCAGTAATCCCAGGCAAGCTCTAGATGGTGTCACCTGGAGTTAATCTATGACGTCCGTTGTGCACCAATAAACACCTCTTCTCCATGtatggaaaataaataataatgtttA
The Osmerus mordax isolate fOsmMor3 chromosome 9, fOsmMor3.pri, whole genome shotgun sequence genome window above contains:
- the htr1b gene encoding 5-hydroxytryptamine receptor 1B; translation: MDISSNLKTTPAFNGQIMNSTNDTSVTDSPKLEENTESLVFQTSLAVILSIITLATTLSNAFVIATISQSKKLQTPANFLIASLAVTDLLVSILVMPICVLYTVIHVWTLGQVICDIWLSSDITCCTASILHLCVIALDRYWAITDAVEYSKKRTPARAAGMIATAWVIAISISLPPLFWRQVKAEELTTCNVNTDHIFYTIYSTFGAFYIPTLLLIVLYGRIYVEARKRILKQSPKKVGKRLTSAHLVTNSPGSVASTTSMQCGRHDVHSSDTGSLASDNQVKVTVSDALLEKKRISAARERKATKTLGIILGAYIICWLPFFIYTLVVATCSTCFYPELFDFFNWLGYLNSLINPIIYTMSNDDFKKAFHKLVRFKCCKV